One genomic region from Paramicrobacterium agarici encodes:
- a CDS encoding ROK family protein: MTREQPVSPRGPQNAGAILRYAWDVPAFTASDAMTATGLTRSTVIALCDLLVASGWLRELENARAAGEYRKGRPARRYALRADAGVVIGLDAGQHHLTAIVSDLSARELSRTQAAVDPDSEDAQARLATADGVVDDALREADVPAGHVLCIVVGVPAPTDAEGHSPEGQNSFWRRMNPGYAEHFALRGWPTVVENDANLAAVAEGVRGQGSGATSYVTLLSGERFGAGYVVDGRLVRGARGGAGEMRLLSLVDGVGNSDGIGALARDWLREALRQGEVPESSALAHLPETQQDARAVFHAADADDAFALSIIDRIADRLARICAVLAGLLDVERIIIAGAVATAIDPLLGRTAPRMAKLTHPPAPELRASTLSDSIVSVGAITHALEYIRDNALTITVPAQDELHAASRQPPVL, from the coding sequence ATGACACGAGAACAGCCGGTGTCCCCGCGCGGTCCCCAGAACGCGGGTGCGATTCTGCGCTACGCGTGGGATGTCCCAGCTTTCACCGCCAGCGACGCGATGACCGCGACGGGTCTCACCCGCTCGACGGTCATCGCGCTCTGCGATCTGCTCGTGGCATCGGGGTGGCTGCGCGAGTTGGAGAACGCGCGTGCCGCGGGCGAGTACCGCAAAGGGCGCCCGGCGCGACGGTATGCGCTGCGCGCGGACGCCGGAGTCGTCATCGGGCTGGATGCCGGTCAGCACCATCTGACCGCGATTGTCAGCGACCTCAGCGCTCGGGAACTGTCACGGACGCAGGCCGCGGTCGACCCCGATTCCGAGGATGCTCAGGCACGCCTCGCGACCGCAGACGGCGTCGTCGATGACGCACTCCGCGAGGCCGATGTTCCGGCAGGACACGTTCTGTGCATCGTCGTCGGAGTCCCGGCACCCACGGACGCGGAGGGGCACTCCCCTGAAGGGCAGAACAGCTTCTGGCGTCGCATGAATCCGGGGTACGCCGAGCACTTCGCGTTGCGCGGCTGGCCCACGGTGGTCGAGAACGATGCGAATCTCGCTGCTGTCGCCGAGGGCGTTCGCGGTCAGGGCTCGGGAGCCACCTCGTACGTGACGCTCCTGTCGGGAGAGCGGTTCGGCGCCGGATACGTCGTCGACGGTCGTCTTGTCCGCGGCGCGCGTGGCGGGGCAGGTGAGATGCGGTTGCTCTCCCTCGTGGACGGCGTCGGAAACTCTGACGGAATCGGCGCGCTCGCGCGGGACTGGCTGCGCGAGGCTCTGCGTCAGGGGGAAGTTCCTGAATCCAGTGCGCTCGCTCATCTTCCCGAAACACAGCAGGATGCCCGTGCGGTCTTCCACGCTGCCGATGCGGATGACGCGTTCGCACTCTCGATCATCGACCGCATCGCTGACCGCCTCGCGCGCATCTGCGCTGTTCTTGCGGGGCTTCTGGATGTGGAGCGGATCATCATCGCGGGAGCTGTTGCGACAGCGATCGACCCCCTGCTGGGGCGCACGGCACCTCGAATGGCGAAGCTCACGCATCCTCCCGCTCCAGAGCTCAGAGCGTCCACTCTGAGCGACAGCATCGTCAGCGTGGGGGCGATCACGCACGCCCTCGAGTACATCCGTGACAATGCCCTCACAATCACCGTGCCCGCACAGGATGAACTGCACGCTGCCAGTCGGCAACCCCCTGTTCTCTGA
- a CDS encoding ABC transporter substrate-binding protein — MVSMRMKRAVRALAAAAGVAVAASLLTSCSADGAETIRFTFSKREAISFMTDLVAKYNASQDDVNVELDTSGVDVVSASFVRGNPPDLMLANYNMEVSRFVERCALSDLSGTNAASSIREDLQPYMDQYGHCEGRTSALPYSIMAASVIYNKAIFDEHGLEVPKTWSELVDVCEKLKDAGVTPFYATFKDDWTVGQGWFDYAVGGSLDVIDFFEALEEEGADVGPDSDVSFAKEFAEPLDKISELGNKYANKDAASRAYGDGNLAFAKGEAAMYLQGPWAFSEIAKTDPDLDLGTFPLPMTDDPNDLRVRVNVDLAAMIPEGSKHKEAARDFLEYLYQPEVIEKYNESQLGFTPTTDAPDPSDPRIAGMIPYYNDSKIYQGPSVLIPKTIPVFSYAQSIMLGADPERVLRTLDADWARLAFRQPARDSETEESAK; from the coding sequence ATGGTGTCTATGAGAATGAAGCGCGCGGTGCGTGCGCTTGCGGCTGCTGCCGGAGTTGCGGTCGCGGCGAGCCTGCTGACAAGCTGCAGCGCCGACGGTGCGGAGACGATCCGCTTCACCTTCAGCAAGCGCGAGGCGATCTCGTTCATGACGGATCTGGTTGCGAAGTACAACGCCTCGCAGGACGACGTGAACGTCGAACTGGACACGTCGGGAGTCGACGTGGTCTCGGCCAGCTTCGTCCGAGGCAATCCGCCGGACCTCATGCTTGCGAACTACAACATGGAGGTCTCGCGATTCGTCGAGCGGTGCGCGCTGAGTGATCTGTCCGGAACCAATGCCGCGAGCAGCATTCGCGAGGACCTGCAACCCTACATGGATCAGTACGGTCACTGCGAGGGCCGGACAAGCGCGCTGCCGTACTCGATCATGGCGGCATCGGTGATCTACAACAAGGCGATCTTCGACGAGCACGGTCTCGAAGTGCCCAAGACCTGGAGTGAGCTTGTCGACGTATGCGAGAAACTGAAGGATGCCGGCGTCACGCCGTTCTACGCCACGTTCAAAGACGACTGGACCGTCGGCCAAGGTTGGTTCGACTACGCGGTCGGCGGCAGCCTCGACGTCATTGACTTCTTCGAGGCGCTGGAGGAGGAAGGCGCGGACGTCGGTCCGGACTCTGACGTCTCCTTCGCCAAGGAATTCGCCGAACCGCTCGACAAGATCAGCGAGCTCGGCAACAAGTACGCCAACAAGGATGCCGCCAGCCGTGCGTACGGCGACGGCAACCTGGCCTTCGCCAAGGGAGAGGCGGCGATGTACCTGCAGGGTCCGTGGGCTTTCAGCGAGATCGCGAAGACCGATCCCGACCTCGACCTCGGAACCTTCCCTCTGCCGATGACGGACGACCCCAATGACCTGCGCGTGCGCGTGAACGTCGACCTGGCCGCGATGATCCCGGAGGGATCGAAGCACAAGGAAGCCGCTCGAGACTTCCTTGAGTACCTGTATCAGCCGGAGGTCATCGAGAAGTACAACGAGTCCCAGCTGGGCTTCACTCCGACTACCGATGCGCCTGATCCCAGCGATCCAAGGATTGCGGGGATGATCCCGTATTACAACGACAGCAAGATCTATCAGGGTCCGTCCGTGCTGATCCCGAAGACGATCCCCGTGTTCAGCTACGCGCAGTCGATCATGCTCGGAGCCGACCCGGAAAGAGTTCTGCGCACGCTCGATGCTGACTGGGCGCGCCTCGCATTCCGTCAGCCGGCACGTGACAGCGAGACAGAGGAGTCCGCGAAATGA
- a CDS encoding carbohydrate ABC transporter permease, giving the protein MSTTARIVTRGGHSAPRSKRRVEPIYYLFLLPSLALFTLAITIPGIIGIFFSFTDSIGIGDWQFIGFINYIAAFSDPAILESYLFTFGFSIATVILVNVIAFLLAVGLTSRIRMKTGLRAIFVIPMVVSGIIIAYVFNFLFSNSLPDVGAALGIPFLSTSLLANADLAWIAIVIVTAWQAVPGTLLIYIAGLLAIPVDVYEAADIDGASKAQQLMRITLPLAAGYVVINVILGFKNFLNAYDIIVGLTNGGPGTATRSVAMTIIAGFNGGDYAYQMANATIFFIVAILVALLQLSVTRGRNAL; this is encoded by the coding sequence ATGAGCACAACCGCACGCATCGTCACTCGTGGCGGTCATTCGGCGCCTCGGTCGAAGCGCCGCGTCGAGCCGATTTACTATCTCTTCCTTCTCCCGAGTCTGGCTCTCTTCACGCTTGCGATTACGATTCCCGGAATCATCGGAATCTTCTTCAGCTTCACTGATTCCATTGGCATCGGAGACTGGCAGTTCATCGGGTTCATCAACTACATCGCGGCGTTCAGCGACCCAGCGATTCTGGAGAGTTACCTGTTCACATTCGGGTTCTCGATCGCCACGGTCATCCTGGTCAACGTGATCGCCTTCCTCCTCGCTGTGGGGCTGACATCGCGAATCCGGATGAAGACGGGACTTCGAGCGATTTTCGTGATTCCCATGGTCGTATCGGGCATCATCATTGCCTACGTCTTCAACTTCCTGTTCTCCAACTCGCTGCCCGATGTCGGAGCCGCCCTCGGCATCCCGTTCCTGTCGACGAGCCTGCTGGCGAACGCCGATCTCGCATGGATCGCTATCGTCATCGTCACGGCATGGCAGGCCGTGCCAGGAACCCTGCTGATCTACATCGCCGGGCTACTGGCGATTCCCGTCGACGTGTACGAAGCCGCGGACATCGATGGTGCGTCGAAGGCTCAGCAGCTGATGCGCATCACGTTGCCGCTCGCCGCCGGGTATGTCGTGATCAATGTGATTCTCGGCTTTAAGAACTTCCTGAACGCCTATGACATCATCGTCGGACTCACGAACGGTGGGCCGGGCACCGCGACACGCAGCGTCGCGATGACCATCATCGCCGGCTTCAACGGAGGGGACTACGCGTACCAGATGGCCAACGCCACGATCTTCTTCATCGTGGCGATCCTCGTTGCTCTCCTGCAGCTCTCAGTCACACGCGGAAGGAACGCACTCTGA
- a CDS encoding carbohydrate ABC transporter permease, protein MSTRTEAPNSTRLLTVDGTAKRSRYAMERVNWSGTIILMLCAVTVLLPLYATVTMAFKTTDQAVDGNAFSLPAPFTIQGFIDAWQLTKFPVGFAMSVLVTAGTVAATIILASFASYAIMRNWDRRLFRWSFFYLLGAMFIPFPVVALPQIQLTGRLGLDNPLGVILLATMFQLSFSVLLFTAFLRSIPMELEESARIDGASTWQTFWKLIFPLLAPMSATVGIFAFLYAWNDFMMPSLIISDPSLQTLPVRQNLFQTQFSNNYNVAFASYLMAMAPAIVAYLFAQRWVMEGVIQGAVKG, encoded by the coding sequence ATGTCTACGCGAACTGAAGCCCCGAACAGCACCCGCCTGCTCACCGTCGATGGAACAGCGAAGCGTTCGCGCTACGCCATGGAGCGTGTGAACTGGTCGGGCACGATCATCCTCATGCTCTGTGCCGTTACAGTGTTGCTTCCGCTGTACGCGACCGTGACGATGGCGTTCAAGACGACCGATCAGGCCGTTGACGGGAACGCTTTCTCGTTGCCTGCGCCCTTCACGATCCAAGGATTCATCGACGCGTGGCAGTTAACGAAGTTCCCCGTCGGGTTCGCGATGTCGGTGCTCGTCACAGCGGGAACCGTTGCAGCAACAATCATCCTGGCCTCGTTCGCGTCCTATGCGATTATGCGCAACTGGGACAGACGACTGTTCCGCTGGTCGTTCTTCTACCTGCTTGGCGCAATGTTTATCCCGTTCCCGGTCGTCGCCCTGCCGCAGATCCAGCTCACCGGCCGCTTGGGACTCGATAACCCGCTGGGCGTCATCTTGCTCGCCACGATGTTCCAGCTCAGCTTCAGCGTGCTGCTGTTCACTGCGTTCCTGCGCTCCATCCCGATGGAGCTCGAAGAGAGCGCGCGCATCGACGGAGCATCCACCTGGCAGACATTCTGGAAGCTCATCTTCCCTTTGCTGGCACCGATGAGCGCCACCGTCGGCATTTTCGCGTTCCTCTACGCATGGAACGACTTCATGATGCCGTCACTCATCATCTCCGACCCTAGCCTCCAGACACTCCCAGTCAGGCAGAACCTTTTCCAGACCCAGTTCAGCAACAACTACAACGTGGCGTTCGCCTCATATCTGATGGCGATGGCCCCGGCTATCGTCGCCTACCTGTTCGCTCAGCGCTGGGTGATGGAAGGAGTCATTCAAGGAGCTGTGAAAGGCTGA
- a CDS encoding glycoside hydrolase family 13 protein: MTTVIDSKAADHPAEAGDATWWRQATVYQIYPRSFADANGDGIGDLSGITSRVPYLKRLGVDAVWLSPFYPSALADGGYDVDDYRDVDPKIGTLDDFDEMVAALHAAGIKLIVDIVPNHSSNRHVWFQQALAAGKGSPERDRYIFRDGLGENGELPPADWTAMFGGPAWTQVDDGQWYLHLFAEEQPDFNWQNRDVRDDFLTTLRFWSDRGVDGFRVDVAHGCAKDLPDVLPSQAALDATPTTDGQHPLWDRNEVHDIYREWREVLNEYDPPRIAVAEAWVASAERRARYASPDELGQAFNFDLLEADFDAGQFLEIVSTNLAEAKIAGSSTTWVFSNHDVVRHATRYGLPPLNGRDVKQGADWLLSGGTTPELDIVTGLRRARAASLFMLGLPGSAYLYQGEELGLGEVADIPADRHQDPAFFHNPGVDPGRDGCRVPLPWTRSGDSFGFGSAEAHLPQPSWFARLSVEAQDDDPASTLNLYRRALALRDELQTAESLEWLESESADVLHFRRPNGWEVVTNFGTEPIALPEGEVLISSGDLGDGMLPGESTVWLKN, encoded by the coding sequence ATGACCACAGTGATCGACAGCAAAGCCGCCGACCACCCCGCCGAGGCAGGCGATGCCACTTGGTGGCGCCAGGCGACCGTCTACCAGATCTACCCGCGCAGCTTTGCCGATGCGAACGGCGACGGCATCGGCGACTTGAGCGGAATCACGAGTCGCGTGCCCTACCTGAAGCGTCTGGGAGTGGATGCTGTCTGGCTGAGCCCCTTCTACCCGTCAGCGCTCGCCGACGGAGGGTACGACGTCGACGACTACCGCGACGTCGACCCGAAGATCGGCACCCTCGACGACTTCGACGAGATGGTCGCGGCTCTGCACGCGGCAGGCATCAAGCTGATCGTCGATATTGTGCCGAACCACAGCTCGAACCGGCACGTGTGGTTTCAGCAGGCGCTCGCCGCAGGCAAAGGGTCGCCGGAGCGTGACCGCTACATCTTCCGCGACGGACTCGGCGAGAACGGGGAGCTTCCGCCGGCGGACTGGACGGCGATGTTCGGCGGACCGGCGTGGACGCAGGTTGATGATGGCCAGTGGTATCTGCACCTCTTCGCCGAAGAGCAGCCGGACTTCAACTGGCAGAACCGCGACGTGCGCGATGACTTTCTGACGACGCTGCGGTTCTGGAGCGATCGCGGGGTCGACGGCTTCCGCGTCGACGTGGCGCACGGGTGCGCCAAAGACCTTCCCGACGTGCTGCCGTCGCAAGCCGCACTCGATGCGACGCCGACGACCGACGGGCAGCATCCGCTCTGGGACCGCAACGAAGTGCACGACATCTATCGCGAATGGCGCGAGGTGCTGAACGAGTACGATCCACCGCGCATCGCCGTGGCTGAGGCATGGGTCGCCTCCGCTGAACGACGCGCACGCTACGCCAGCCCAGACGAACTCGGTCAAGCGTTCAACTTCGACCTGCTCGAGGCCGACTTCGACGCCGGGCAGTTTCTCGAAATCGTCAGCACGAACCTCGCCGAGGCGAAGATCGCCGGCTCGTCGACGACCTGGGTGTTCTCAAACCACGATGTCGTGCGGCACGCCACGCGCTATGGTCTGCCTCCGCTGAACGGGCGCGACGTCAAGCAGGGCGCTGACTGGCTGCTCTCCGGAGGCACGACGCCCGAGCTCGACATCGTGACGGGGCTGCGGCGCGCTCGCGCAGCATCCCTGTTCATGCTCGGCCTGCCCGGCTCGGCCTACCTGTACCAGGGCGAGGAGCTGGGGCTGGGCGAAGTTGCGGACATTCCGGCTGACCGGCACCAGGACCCCGCGTTCTTCCACAACCCCGGTGTCGACCCCGGTCGAGACGGATGCCGCGTGCCGCTGCCCTGGACGCGGTCGGGTGACTCGTTCGGCTTTGGTTCTGCCGAGGCGCACCTGCCCCAGCCCTCGTGGTTCGCCAGGCTGTCTGTCGAGGCGCAAGACGACGATCCCGCCTCGACACTCAACCTCTACCGTCGAGCGCTCGCGCTGCGCGATGAGTTGCAGACGGCGGAGTCGCTCGAATGGCTTGAGTCCGAGTCGGCAGATGTGCTGCACTTCCGACGTCCGAACGGCTGGGAGGTCGTCACGAACTTCGGCACTGAGCCGATCGCGCTGCCCGAGGGTGAGGTGCTCATCTCGAGCGGCGATCTCGGCGACGGGATGCTTCCCGGAGAAAGCACGGTGTGGCTCAAGAACTGA